CTTTGCGCACGTTCTGGTTGATGGAGCTGATGAGGCCCTGCACGTAGGTAACCTCGTACACGCCTTGCTGCTGGCGCAAATCCTGGCTGATGCGGCGCAGCTGTACCGAATCGGCAAACTGCGGGTTGATCTTGAGAATGTAGGCGTCGCGCAGGGGATTGTCGCCCAGAAACTGCTGAAACTCCTCGCCGGTCAGCTCCACAAACTGCCGCGCGCCTTCTTCCTTCGACAAGAAACGCACCTGCGCCTGCTCGTTGCGGTAGGCGATGTAGGGCTTTTGCGCAAACGTGCGCTGCAGGCGCAGCAGCTGGGTTTCGGGCAGGTTGCGCTCGAGGTACACCTGCACCTCCAGGTTTTCCTTCACGGCTTCCGAAAGCTTGTGCGCGTGCACCAGCAGCAGCCCAAACAACCCGATTACCAGCAACGCCAACGTGATGCTGAACACCACCATGGTGTGCGGGTAAGACCCTAGTTTTTTCTTACGGGCGGGGCGGAACTGCGGCATCGGTGGGCAAAAGTACAATGATCAGTGAACAATGAGCAATGAGCAGCAAGCCACCCGGGTTAACCGCCCGAAGGCAGTAGGCGAAGTTCAGCGGCCAACTGAGCATTGATAACTGCTCATTGCATCACAGGGCCGTGCGCGGGTCGTCGTCGATGATAAGCTGCTCGCGGGCTTTGCGGCGGGCCTCCTCGCGGCGGCGCAGGCGCTTGCGGGCAAAGAGCTCAGTTAAGTTGTCGAACTGCTCGGTGTGCACCACCGAAAGGCCCGCCCGTTGCTGGTTGGCAAACTGGGCCTGGTCGCCGATGTCGCGCGGGGTGGTTTCGTAGCGCAGGCGCACCCTAAACTTGCCATCGGCGCGCAGAAAATACTCCAGCCCGATGTCGCCGATGAGCGAGTTTTGGGCCGGGTTCACGGAGGTGCCGTTGGTGTTGTTGGTAATGCCGCCCGAGCGCGTAACGCGCAAGCGGCCCTGCAACAGGCTGTAGCTCAGGCGCACCTGCAGGTCGCGGAGCTCTTCGGCCGTTACGCCGTCGAGGTTGAAGTCGATTTCGAGGTTCTGGTCGATTTGCGAGGTGAGCAGCCCCAGCTGCGTCGACAGAATTTGCCCTAGGCTATTTTGCACGGCGTTGTTGCCGGCAAACAAATCGGGGGTGCCAAACTGGCCCGGCGCCGAGAGCTGGCGGAACAGCAGCAGCGAAAACACCTGCCGGTTGAGCTCCTGCTCGTCGTTGCGGATGTTGGAGAGGAAAGAGGTGAGCTGCCCTTCGAGCGTGGTAGGCGCGTCGTTGAACTCGAGACCCAGCTGAATGCGCGGCAGCAGCATGTCGCCGGTGAGGTGCATGATGGCCGTTACGCTGGCAAAAGTGGCCGAGCCTTCGGTTGCGTTCAAAATGGGCGCCAGCGAAGTGCGCTGGGTGTAGGCCGCCGTTACGTCCATCTGGCCTTCGAGGGGGCTGCCGTTCCAGGTGAGCGTGCCGCCCGGGCGCACCTGGAATTCTTTGTTCACGAGGCCCTGCAGCGTGAAGTTGTAAGCCCCGCGCACCACCTCCAGCTGGCCGTACATATTAAAGTCGCCGCGCGTATCGATGTTCAGGCGCAGCTGCCCGCTGGCCGTACCCCGAATTACGTCGCCGGTGGTTTCGTCCAGAATCACCTCCATGTAGGCGTCGGGCGTCACGTCGAACACGCAATTCAGCAAAATGCCCGATAAATCGACGGCAGCGCTTTTGGGGGCGGGCGTCGCCTTGGTGGTGTCGGCCGGCACGTTGCGGTTTACGAACTGAATGTAGTTGGCTTGCGTGGCGGTGGCGGCGTTGTCGAGGGGCAACGAGAGGCGGGTGCCGGCTTCGCTGCGGGCCCGTACGTTGATAACCAGGTTGTTGGTGGGGCCCGTTACGCTGGCCTCGCCCGTGGCGAAGGCCGTGCCGAAGTACAACTCGTTTTGCCGGCGCGTGGTATTCAGCACTTGCATGCGCCGGAAATTGGCCCGCAAAGCCAGGCGCATGTTCTCGAAGCCCTGGTGGTAAATGGTGCCGTCGAGCGTGCCGGTGTTGCCCAGCACGTCGCGCAGGCGAATGCTGCGGAACACCATGCGGTCTTCGAAAAAGCGGATGTTGTCTTCGAAGGTGTAGGTGGTGTTCAGGTACGGAAACGTGAACACGCCCTGGCGCACAGCCACGTCGCCGCGCAGGGTAGGGGCCGAGAAGGGCCCGGTAAGCCGCAGGGTACCCCGGCCCGTGCCCCCTAGGTTGGTGAGCACGCCGGCCAAAAAGGGCTCGGCCAGCTTCAGCGGCGCATCGTTGAGGGCGCCGGTGAGGTTGAGCTGCTCTTGCGCCGCGCCGGGGGCAATGGTGCCCGCCACGCTGAGCACGTTCAGCTGGTCGCGCCCCACCGAGAGGTTGACACCTAGGCGCTTGCTCGGGTTATCCCAGTTCGACATGCCCGACACGTTGCCAATCAGCACGTTATCAAAATACAGCGAGTCGACGGTGAGGCGCGAGGCGGCTACCAGCTGCCCGAACACGCCGCGCACGTCGCCGGTGGCGTTTACGCGGCCGCGCATGTTCTGGCGCGTTAGCGGCGAAAGGGTGGCCAGCTCCAGGTCTTTTACCTCTAGGTGCAGGGTTTGGGCCGGGTCGTCGGATACTTGCCCGGTGGCCAGGATGCGCTGCGGCCCGTTGGAGAGCGAAAAGTTCGGCACGGTGATTTC
The sequence above is drawn from the Hymenobacter sp. YIM 151858-1 genome and encodes:
- a CDS encoding cell division protein FtsX; this translates as MPQFRPARKKKLGSYPHTMVVFSITLALLVIGLFGLLLVHAHKLSEAVKENLEVQVYLERNLPETQLLRLQRTFAQKPYIAYRNEQAQVRFLSKEEGARQFVELTGEEFQQFLGDNPLRDAYILKINPQFADSVQLRRISQDLRQQQGVYEVTYVQGLISSINQNVRKVSLLLLGFALLLTFVVVVLINNTIKLALFSQRFLIRSMQLVGATPWFIQGPFLRRATWQGFVSGTIAALLLLALLQSAYLQLDELRLLRDERLIAAVLVALVLLGCVIGFFSSYRAVRKYLRMSLDDLY